The uncultured Fibrobacter sp. genome has a window encoding:
- a CDS encoding transglycosylase domain-containing protein translates to MRHFSKLFKIVAAFALVGLICCIPAYIVVFKILPTQDPDNQFNRSTILQVLSGETRVYYNDGEELLGAFFDANHRVYVPYGDIPANIVNALIAAEDAGYWTHSGFSIYGFTRAMISNIKSGHMRQGGSTLTQQTVKNIFGREERSIKEKGKELINALRMEKHFSKEDILEFYLNQFHVSGTGKGVAIAAQYFFNKELKDLTLAECAFIAGSVKGPFNYDPFIQRSAERREKALARGKERLEYVLGRMVEENYISEEDMSEALAKPLEFNHGNFRFSVSTMLDRIEEKLDGEFFQKKFEAEGIEDWRKAQLSITTTVDARSQDAAKTALQANISGLQMQLGGFVLPKAQFANRAQTARKGDYLYGTVDSIMVDDQGGLKALTLSFGQLKGMVSEASVKDFAKKAGGDVNKILAPQLKKGAILLVSVMDDKTVDGFAPCQIETEPVLQGALFAIQNGNVIASQGGFHNTGFDRSFKAVRQLGSSWKPILYALALKYHWNYLDMLENDFNVFQFTNQFYFPRPDHKNKGDVVSIAWSATRSENIASIWLLEHLLDKLSLEEFNDIAAVNDMARHEDEDTKKFFERLRDKYGLILKEDTKREIEFTKARDALAERYRLEGKDDKARDVLNLRYGTFNDIAVKQSKKDAKTLGFIKHNYKRYSEILRERQAQELDPSIDLPPLDSVVLLNHFTLADMKRLSTMIEPVDSEVDYLDAEHLRYWPDYRRSLAFAEYARFAKEIGIHQKLQKVFSMPLGVNDITLAEISTAYQTLLTGKVFKCLDGDWTDPCFIKEIKNRDGKVIFRNKSESKVVLGDSITSQMAVMLHSVFTNGTARSQYTHITVTSPDKAITLRYPALGKTGTTNDYRNVAFLGALPTYVNEKNGISTDSVIAIGSYVGFDDNKPLKSGRTRIAGASGGLPQWADFAKKEIDILGLPEKIDFLDISMLAAGEVPLVLPNERGQLTVDPMTGSVIAGGSAEQGRPLPWIEVPGFTPPQVHAAAAEDIAAHGIMISLPMPAAAPAAPADSANVAGAAPSAPAEGSTSEPAAVAVPAQPAQPAQPKAAAMPKDDDWDLPEGFDSKNAFVPIEAD, encoded by the coding sequence ATGCGTCACTTCTCCAAATTGTTCAAAATCGTGGCCGCTTTCGCTTTAGTCGGCCTCATTTGCTGCATTCCCGCCTACATCGTAGTATTCAAAATACTCCCGACCCAGGATCCGGACAACCAATTCAACCGTTCCACCATTTTGCAGGTGCTTTCGGGCGAAACTCGAGTCTATTATAATGATGGCGAAGAACTTTTGGGCGCCTTCTTTGACGCAAACCACCGCGTGTACGTGCCCTACGGCGACATTCCGGCCAATATCGTGAACGCCTTGATCGCTGCCGAAGACGCCGGCTACTGGACGCACTCCGGATTCAGCATTTACGGCTTTACCCGCGCCATGATTTCGAACATCAAGAGCGGGCACATGCGCCAGGGCGGTTCTACACTAACCCAGCAGACCGTCAAGAACATTTTTGGCCGCGAAGAACGAAGCATCAAGGAAAAGGGCAAGGAGCTCATTAACGCGCTCCGCATGGAAAAGCACTTTAGCAAAGAAGACATCCTGGAATTCTACCTGAACCAGTTCCACGTTTCGGGTACCGGAAAGGGCGTGGCCATTGCCGCCCAGTACTTCTTTAACAAGGAACTCAAGGATTTAACACTTGCCGAATGCGCCTTTATTGCAGGTTCGGTGAAGGGTCCGTTCAACTACGACCCGTTCATTCAGCGCAGCGCCGAACGCCGCGAAAAGGCCTTAGCCCGCGGTAAGGAACGTTTGGAATACGTGCTTGGCCGTATGGTCGAAGAGAATTACATCTCCGAAGAAGATATGAGCGAAGCGCTCGCCAAGCCGCTGGAATTCAACCACGGCAACTTCCGCTTTAGCGTGAGCACCATGCTCGACCGCATCGAAGAAAAGCTGGACGGCGAATTCTTCCAAAAAAAGTTTGAAGCCGAAGGTATCGAGGACTGGCGCAAAGCTCAGCTTTCGATTACGACGACTGTAGATGCCCGCAGCCAGGACGCCGCAAAGACCGCTTTGCAGGCAAACATCAGTGGACTCCAGATGCAGCTCGGCGGCTTCGTGCTCCCGAAGGCACAGTTCGCAAACCGCGCCCAGACGGCGCGCAAGGGTGACTACCTGTACGGCACTGTAGACAGCATCATGGTCGACGACCAGGGCGGACTTAAGGCTCTGACGCTCAGCTTCGGCCAGCTCAAGGGTATGGTTTCTGAAGCATCGGTCAAGGACTTTGCGAAAAAGGCCGGCGGCGACGTGAACAAGATTTTGGCCCCGCAGCTCAAGAAGGGAGCAATCCTCTTGGTGAGCGTGATGGACGACAAGACCGTTGACGGATTCGCTCCTTGTCAGATTGAAACAGAACCTGTGTTGCAGGGCGCCCTTTTCGCCATTCAGAACGGCAACGTGATTGCAAGCCAGGGCGGTTTCCACAATACCGGATTCGACCGTAGTTTTAAGGCCGTGCGTCAGCTGGGTTCTAGCTGGAAACCGATTCTTTACGCGCTCGCCCTCAAGTACCACTGGAATTACCTGGACATGCTTGAAAACGACTTCAACGTTTTCCAGTTCACGAACCAGTTCTATTTTCCGCGCCCGGACCACAAGAACAAGGGTGACGTCGTAAGCATTGCTTGGTCTGCCACGCGTTCTGAAAACATCGCAAGCATCTGGCTCTTGGAGCACTTACTCGACAAGCTTTCGCTCGAAGAATTCAACGACATTGCTGCCGTGAACGACATGGCCCGCCACGAAGACGAAGACACCAAGAAGTTCTTTGAACGCCTGCGCGACAAGTACGGTCTGATTCTGAAAGAAGACACCAAGCGCGAAATCGAATTCACCAAGGCACGCGACGCCCTTGCCGAACGCTACAGGCTCGAAGGTAAAGACGACAAAGCCCGTGACGTGCTGAACCTGCGCTACGGAACCTTTAACGATATCGCCGTGAAGCAGTCCAAGAAAGATGCGAAGACTCTCGGATTCATTAAGCACAACTACAAGCGCTATTCCGAAATCTTGCGCGAACGCCAGGCACAAGAACTCGACCCGTCGATTGACCTCCCGCCGCTGGATTCCGTGGTATTGCTTAACCACTTTACGCTGGCCGACATGAAGCGCCTTTCGACCATGATCGAACCTGTGGACAGCGAAGTGGATTACCTGGACGCAGAACACCTGCGTTACTGGCCCGATTACAGACGCTCGCTCGCCTTTGCCGAATATGCTCGTTTTGCAAAAGAAATCGGTATTCACCAGAAGTTGCAGAAAGTGTTCAGTATGCCGCTGGGCGTAAACGATATTACCTTGGCTGAAATTTCGACCGCCTACCAAACTCTCTTAACCGGCAAGGTGTTCAAGTGCCTGGATGGTGACTGGACCGACCCGTGCTTCATCAAGGAAATCAAGAACCGCGACGGCAAGGTGATCTTTAGAAACAAGAGCGAAAGCAAGGTGGTTCTCGGCGACTCGATTACTTCGCAGATGGCAGTGATGCTGCATTCCGTGTTCACGAACGGCACCGCCCGCAGCCAGTACACGCACATTACGGTGACCTCGCCGGATAAAGCCATTACGCTGCGCTACCCCGCCCTCGGTAAGACCGGCACCACAAACGATTACCGCAACGTGGCCTTCCTCGGCGCACTTCCGACTTATGTGAACGAGAAGAATGGCATTTCTACTGATTCCGTGATTGCCATCGGTAGCTATGTAGGCTTTGACGACAACAAGCCACTTAAGTCTGGCCGCACACGTATTGCAGGCGCCAGCGGTGGCTTGCCGCAATGGGCCGACTTCGCTAAGAAAGAAATCGACATTCTGGGCCTGCCCGAAAAGATTGACTTCCTCGACATTTCGATGCTCGCCGCTGGAGAAGTTCCGCTGGTTCTCCCGAACGAACGCGGCCAGCTGACCGTTGACCCGATGACCGGTAGCGTAATTGCAGGCGGTAGCGCAGAACAAGGCCGCCCGCTCCCGTGGATTGAAGTTCCGGGATTCACGCCGCCGCAGGTACACGCCGCGGCAGCCGAAGACATCGCCGCCCACGGAATCATGATCAGCTTGCCCATGCCGGCTGCAGCACCCGCTGCTCCTGCAGATTCTGCCAATGTAGCCGGCGCCGCCCCGAGTGCTCCTGCCGAAGGCTCTACCTCGGAGCCTGCCGCCGTGGCCGTGCCCGCACAGCCCGCACAACCGGCCCAGCCGAAGGCTGCCGCCATGCCCAAGGACGACGACTGGGATTTGCCTGAAGGCTTTGACAGCAAGAACGCCTTTGTGCCTATCGAAGCAGACTAA
- a CDS encoding PD-(D/E)XK nuclease family transposase: MSANTNHSTKNYIVTNERGEEFLLPKYAATFRILMDDKDTIRDVLNSLLQLDHDHEIIDLEYEFEKPIDIFMPENDPARLDVWVHTRDNRYLNIEMQNKVHAYFFDRMQLYNSYLTLRGKYEFNRSDYFMGLPEEERKYRYYELPETVSIWLCNNSVLRSKEIYKDVWSTYSEYEVKS, translated from the coding sequence ATGTCTGCTAATACCAATCATTCGACAAAAAACTACATCGTCACAAACGAGCGTGGCGAAGAATTCCTGCTGCCCAAATACGCGGCGACATTCCGCATCTTGATGGACGACAAAGACACAATCCGCGATGTGCTCAACAGCCTGCTCCAGCTGGACCATGACCATGAAATCATCGACCTCGAATACGAATTCGAAAAGCCCATCGACATCTTTATGCCCGAAAATGACCCCGCACGCCTCGACGTCTGGGTGCATACTAGGGACAATCGGTATCTCAACATCGAGATGCAAAACAAGGTTCATGCTTACTTTTTCGACCGTATGCAGCTCTACAATTCGTACCTTACGCTGCGCGGCAAGTACGAGTTCAACCGTTCGGACTATTTCATGGGCTTGCCGGAAGAGGAACGCAAGTACCGTTACTATGAACTTCCTGAAACGGTATCCATTTGGCTTTGCAACAATTCGGTACTCCGGTCGAAGGAAATCTATAAGGACGTGTGGTCAACATACAGTGAATACGAAGTCAAGTCG
- a CDS encoding FISUMP domain-containing protein, which yields MNNFLKLFFSCAALLLAACTTDSGESSVVDDFDASIVCPAEGTNAYGQEYKYTTIGEQVWMAENLNYNAVGSICQGKDESKCELYGRLYRYTWPDRNTGRDTINWDFIDSVCPPGWHLPKLAEWEKLQGSVGEEGKIAALRLKSVKGWERSHWGAGVDECEFSVLPAGTFTYQSSCEGNSAEFLTATAANETMNYWYFFDEAMGAGYGPSYFTIRCIKD from the coding sequence ATGAACAACTTCCTGAAACTGTTTTTTTCTTGCGCAGCACTGCTTTTGGCGGCGTGCACGACTGATTCTGGTGAATCTAGTGTAGTCGATGATTTTGACGCTAGCATTGTGTGCCCGGCTGAGGGGACAAACGCCTATGGTCAGGAATACAAGTATACGACTATCGGTGAGCAGGTATGGATGGCCGAGAATCTGAACTACAACGCAGTAGGCAGTATTTGCCAAGGCAAGGATGAGTCGAAGTGTGAACTATACGGCAGATTGTATAGGTATACTTGGCCGGATCGGAATACAGGTCGTGATACCATAAATTGGGACTTTATTGATTCCGTATGTCCGCCTGGTTGGCACTTGCCAAAACTGGCTGAATGGGAAAAACTTCAGGGGTCTGTGGGAGAGGAAGGGAAAATTGCTGCGTTAAGATTGAAATCCGTAAAAGGGTGGGAGCGAAGTCATTGGGGCGCGGGAGTGGATGAGTGTGAGTTTTCGGTTCTTCCAGCAGGTACTTTTACATATCAAAGCTCATGTGAGGGGAATTCGGCTGAATTTCTTACAGCTACGGCTGCGAATGAAACTATGAATTATTGGTATTTTTTTGATGAAGCCATGGGGGCCGGTTATGGTCCTAGTTATTTTACAATCCGTTGTATTAAGGACTAA
- a CDS encoding glycosyltransferase family 2 protein, with translation MNEQFLFYAQIVFWVMIFLLVHCYLLFPMTLPFVSEIFKRRKSPEKGNVELPTVSILISAYNEEAVIERKIQNILELDYPKDKLEVLIGDDGSADKTAEIVARYESQGITLVKAPKNAGKAAMLNRLNKIAKNDILLFCDANTMFFPNVVRKLVIPFQDKKIGCACGHLILSDKSGSTLGRGESSYWDLESEIKKFEGVLDMLIGGNGALYAIRRDLYTELPVKKSVMDDFFVTTKVLEKGYYCTFVTSAIGTEQTSKESSGEFRRKVRIGRANFNFLFSYLPLLNPLHPLLAYLFFSHKILRWFSPHILILLFVANACLLTSGLFYQIFFGVMSLALLVAGFKIVPSGYYFLSMNYAMLKGFFMAFKPEKSGGWAREARSDE, from the coding sequence ATGAACGAACAATTCCTTTTTTACGCACAAATTGTTTTCTGGGTAATGATTTTCTTGCTGGTGCATTGCTACCTGCTGTTCCCGATGACGCTCCCGTTCGTGAGCGAAATCTTTAAGCGCCGCAAGTCTCCGGAAAAGGGCAATGTTGAATTGCCGACGGTGTCGATTCTGATTTCTGCCTACAACGAAGAGGCGGTGATTGAACGCAAAATCCAGAACATTCTGGAACTTGATTACCCCAAGGATAAGCTCGAAGTTTTGATTGGCGATGACGGCTCTGCCGACAAGACCGCCGAAATCGTCGCCCGCTATGAATCGCAGGGAATCACGCTGGTCAAGGCGCCCAAGAATGCGGGCAAGGCCGCCATGCTGAACCGCCTGAACAAGATTGCAAAGAACGACATCTTGCTCTTCTGCGATGCAAACACGATGTTCTTCCCGAATGTAGTGCGCAAGCTCGTGATCCCGTTCCAAGACAAGAAAATCGGTTGCGCCTGCGGACACTTGATTCTGTCGGACAAGAGCGGTTCTACGCTGGGTCGCGGCGAAAGTTCTTACTGGGACTTGGAATCTGAAATCAAGAAATTTGAAGGCGTGCTCGACATGCTGATTGGCGGTAACGGCGCCCTCTATGCCATCCGTCGCGATTTGTATACGGAACTTCCGGTCAAGAAGAGCGTCATGGATGACTTCTTCGTGACGACCAAGGTTCTCGAAAAGGGCTATTACTGCACGTTCGTGACAAGCGCTATCGGTACCGAACAGACTTCCAAGGAATCGAGCGGTGAATTCCGCCGCAAGGTGCGTATCGGCCGCGCGAATTTTAACTTCTTGTTCTCTTACTTGCCGCTGTTGAATCCGCTGCACCCGCTGCTTGCCTACTTGTTCTTCTCGCACAAGATTCTGCGCTGGTTCTCGCCGCATATTTTGATTTTGTTGTTTGTCGCGAACGCTTGCCTGCTCACGAGCGGTCTTTTCTACCAGATTTTCTTTGGTGTGATGTCGCTTGCCTTGCTGGTCGCCGGTTTCAAGATTGTCCCGAGCGGTTACTATTTCCTCTCGATGAACTACGCCATGCTTAAAGGTTTCTTTATGGCCTTCAAGCCCGAAAAGAGCGGCGGTTGGGCACGCGAAGCCCGCAGCGACGAATAA
- a CDS encoding glycosyltransferase, translated as MNLLFNLVAVQPIHSAKFHGGGSYGEVIFWALVKRGVQFSCAYDSRKYLDPMILDACKTQNIPLFDINEKTPQQIIDENQIDTFYTPLYSLEKKWDINVKDFVFTWHGVRALEMQYSWAGVGFAKKLGQKFEALVRYRESWKKHYYKPKYQALAARMAEGKARTITVSEHSRASIKSFFPELLDLEIPVFYSPMTAYEPEGFLPPGVAAKKYFLLTSGARWEKNNLRAAKAFDELVGMYQSQGKPFDFKMVITGAANPKAYLCHLKHKDRFVLLGYVENRELEFLHQNAYAFVFPSLNEGFGYPPVQSMRYGVPVAASGTTSIPEVCGDAVLYFDPYSVSEIKNRLVQLLDSKIYDEYAARAPKRYLEVHTRQNEDLEHTIDFILKR; from the coding sequence ATGAACCTGCTTTTCAATTTGGTCGCAGTACAGCCGATTCATAGCGCCAAGTTTCACGGCGGTGGTTCCTACGGCGAAGTGATTTTCTGGGCGCTGGTCAAGCGCGGTGTGCAGTTCAGCTGCGCCTACGATAGCCGCAAGTACCTGGACCCCATGATTCTCGATGCCTGCAAGACGCAGAACATCCCGCTGTTCGACATTAACGAAAAAACGCCGCAGCAGATTATCGACGAAAACCAGATTGATACCTTCTACACCCCGCTTTACTCGCTCGAAAAAAAGTGGGATATTAATGTGAAGGATTTCGTGTTTACCTGGCACGGTGTGCGTGCGCTTGAAATGCAGTACAGCTGGGCGGGCGTCGGTTTCGCCAAAAAGCTCGGTCAAAAGTTCGAAGCTTTGGTTCGTTACCGTGAAAGTTGGAAAAAACATTACTACAAGCCCAAGTACCAGGCGCTCGCGGCCCGCATGGCCGAAGGCAAAGCCCGTACCATTACAGTGAGCGAACACAGCCGCGCTTCGATTAAGTCGTTCTTCCCGGAACTTCTGGATTTGGAAATTCCGGTGTTTTATAGTCCCATGACGGCGTACGAACCCGAGGGATTCTTGCCGCCGGGAGTGGCTGCGAAAAAGTATTTCTTGCTCACGAGCGGTGCCCGCTGGGAAAAGAACAACCTGCGTGCGGCTAAGGCTTTCGATGAACTGGTCGGCATGTATCAGTCGCAAGGCAAACCGTTTGATTTCAAGATGGTCATTACCGGGGCGGCAAACCCCAAGGCCTATTTGTGCCACCTCAAGCATAAAGACCGCTTTGTGCTGCTCGGCTATGTCGAAAATAGGGAGCTGGAATTCTTGCACCAGAATGCCTACGCTTTTGTATTCCCGAGCCTGAACGAAGGCTTTGGCTACCCGCCGGTGCAGTCCATGCGTTACGGCGTGCCTGTGGCCGCAAGTGGTACGACTTCGATTCCCGAAGTTTGCGGCGATGCGGTGCTGTACTTTGACCCGTATTCCGTAAGCGAAATCAAGAACCGCCTAGTGCAATTGCTTGATTCCAAGATTTACGACGAGTATGCGGCCCGTGCGCCCAAGCGCTATCTTGAAGTGCATACCCGCCAGAATGAAGACCTTGAACATACCATTGATTTTATTTTAAAGCGTTAA
- a CDS encoding thioredoxin family protein has protein sequence MIFRLLMLVALCVSVSFAAPLNDAVPAKKASARKSTVHWMDYNEALEKAQKFPKLIFVDLYADWCIPCRVMEANVFSDPTVASLLNTRFYAVKLNAESQDSIMCDGQKKTVQRCYFDVWELNALPAFVLIAPKGMSILTVTDSMSPQELQYMLYQFLEKEKEWMSR, from the coding sequence TTGATTTTTCGTTTGTTGATGCTTGTGGCGCTTTGCGTGTCGGTCTCTTTTGCAGCCCCCTTGAACGATGCGGTGCCTGCCAAGAAGGCCTCGGCTAGAAAGTCTACGGTCCATTGGATGGACTATAACGAGGCACTTGAAAAGGCTCAAAAGTTTCCGAAGCTGATTTTTGTGGATTTGTATGCGGATTGGTGTATTCCTTGCCGCGTGATGGAGGCGAACGTGTTCAGCGACCCCACGGTGGCCTCGCTTTTGAATACTCGCTTTTACGCCGTTAAACTCAACGCCGAATCGCAGGACTCCATTATGTGCGACGGCCAAAAGAAAACGGTGCAACGTTGCTATTTTGATGTTTGGGAACTGAACGCGCTTCCGGCTTTTGTGCTTATCGCTCCGAAGGGCATGAGCATTTTGACGGTGACCGATTCCATGTCGCCGCAAGAGCTGCAATACATGCTGTACCAGTTCCTTGAAAAAGAGAAGGAGTGGATGTCCCGATGA
- the ftsY gene encoding signal recognition particle-docking protein FtsY, which yields MGLFSAIKSGLAKTRDALMGELKGIVGAGKITDDTLEELEEHLIKADVGVEAAFLLTDALREQALGKSLTTEQVLGIMRSEAERLLKDPPPFELKGKPHVVLVIGVNGAGKTTTIGKLAARLKDEGKKVMIAACDTFRAAAIDQLETWAERSGAEFVKHQEGSDPAAVAFDACNAAVARGCDVVLIDTAGRLHNKDYLMEELKKIVRVIKKVSPDMPHDMWLVIDGNTGQNTINQTKIFNQSFPLTGLVVTKLDGTARGGAVLSIASSLQIPIRWIGMGERIDQLVPFSKAEYVEGLFENALEENEQ from the coding sequence ATGGGACTTTTTTCTGCCATTAAGAGTGGCCTTGCCAAGACCCGCGACGCCTTGATGGGCGAACTCAAGGGTATTGTCGGTGCAGGCAAAATCACGGACGACACTCTTGAGGAACTCGAAGAACACCTGATTAAGGCTGACGTGGGCGTCGAAGCGGCATTCCTGTTGACCGATGCCTTGCGCGAACAAGCTTTGGGCAAGTCGCTCACGACCGAACAGGTGTTGGGCATTATGCGCAGCGAAGCGGAACGTTTGCTCAAGGATCCGCCGCCGTTTGAACTCAAGGGCAAGCCCCACGTGGTGCTTGTGATTGGCGTGAATGGCGCCGGTAAAACGACTACGATTGGTAAACTTGCCGCCCGCCTGAAAGACGAAGGCAAGAAGGTGATGATTGCGGCTTGCGATACGTTCCGTGCGGCAGCCATCGACCAGCTTGAAACCTGGGCTGAGCGTTCGGGTGCTGAATTCGTGAAACATCAGGAAGGTTCTGACCCTGCGGCTGTGGCGTTTGATGCCTGCAATGCGGCAGTGGCCCGCGGCTGCGACGTGGTATTGATTGATACCGCCGGCCGTCTGCACAACAAAGACTACTTGATGGAAGAACTCAAGAAGATTGTCCGCGTGATCAAGAAGGTGAGCCCCGACATGCCGCACGACATGTGGCTCGTAATCGACGGTAACACCGGACAGAATACCATCAACCAGACGAAGATTTTCAACCAGAGTTTCCCGCTCACCGGCCTTGTGGTGACCAAGCTCGACGGTACGGCCCGTGGCGGCGCAGTGCTTTCGATTGCAAGCTCGCTGCAGATTCCTATCCGCTGGATTGGTATGGGCGAACGCATCGACCAGCTGGTGCCTTTCAGCAAGGCTGAATACGTGGAAGGTCTTTTCGAAAACGCTCTGGAAGAAAACGAACAGTAA
- a CDS encoding ATP-dependent Clp protease proteolytic subunit gives MADCNEKKENAPSEIMKKAEEFLASKRKIFLWGGVDDESAERIVKELLYLDSLNHEDIYFFINSPGGVISSGLAIYDCMNAIQSDVVTVCCGQAASMGAVLLTSGAKGKRYAWPNARIMIHQPLIHGEIVAPASDIQIQAEEMLRIRNITGKILAETSGHTMEEIDRDTERDNFMSAEEAKAYGLVDKVESIV, from the coding sequence ATGGCTGATTGCAACGAAAAGAAAGAAAATGCCCCTTCCGAGATCATGAAGAAGGCTGAAGAATTCCTTGCCTCCAAGCGTAAGATTTTCCTGTGGGGCGGTGTCGATGACGAAAGCGCCGAACGCATTGTGAAGGAACTTTTATACTTGGATTCCTTGAACCACGAAGACATCTATTTCTTCATCAACAGCCCGGGTGGCGTGATTTCTAGCGGCCTCGCCATTTACGACTGCATGAACGCTATCCAGAGCGATGTGGTCACGGTTTGCTGCGGTCAGGCTGCATCCATGGGTGCGGTGCTTTTGACTTCTGGCGCAAAGGGCAAGCGTTATGCATGGCCGAACGCCCGCATCATGATTCACCAGCCGCTCATTCATGGTGAAATTGTCGCCCCTGCAAGCGATATCCAGATTCAGGCCGAAGAAATGCTCCGTATTCGTAACATTACGGGCAAGATTCTTGCCGAAACCTCTGGCCATACCATGGAAGAAATCGACCGCGACACGGAACGCGACAACTTTATGAGCGCCGAAGAAGCCAAGGCCTACGGCCTGGTCGACAAGGTCGAAAGCATCGTTTAA
- a CDS encoding sulfatase-like hydrolase/transferase, with product MSLLNKLKNLLKNPYLVMALVALVVQSLLLVFFYSLPDPLGLSMSEMFEGKTLWQIFMAFGAVLAMAGLFGFARAPRGLAIFYGLYFFAAVADYDVFRFSHQRLSFSFLRTYFHISNITDATTVSTLGGDMLGTVLWVTMVVLCLAGAIAFVTVYSLRLRKQRRTLVLNNAGGAWKPASRKVPGAMFAIGMALSLTPLVLFLTGTRGWIEIPVTHTKVDMRFTLGKHTLTAPILHIAAVETFEFIHDNAKITEELVNDLDAFLPKDFVADRKNSLELPMYRSAPTHEYKAKKPYNIVFIMGESFKGRIFNKMLEGDTTVAPNIWKLANGGYFEKDSAGNSLGGGLWFKHAFSGGYPTVRGTMATYMGFPSHPNRDVPSFYAANKFKGWPEFLTNYQRAYATVSNPIFDHTLPFIEKFFDKDWHLIGEEPSEGTADSLGASLAIDVLAKMPTDKPWQISFNTIASHIPFYGYPSDFAEKSDDAMARYRNAIRYTDKQLGRFFESLSKRPDFKNTVVFILGDHDTPVDSIDYMVPQPLGLSASQIFIGVFSADSALFNGLTVREDVASQLDLGPTIFDLAQVREPNHFWGYDLLAQERPAEQPTVFFSQNAYYLGFRDHVLTGGLENEDVYRAGVGGESPYAITTDANDLVWKKKAVGAAKAVRSVLRNDIMMP from the coding sequence ATGAGCCTGCTTAATAAATTGAAGAACCTTCTGAAAAATCCCTACCTAGTAATGGCGCTTGTTGCCCTTGTGGTACAGAGCTTGCTGTTGGTGTTTTTCTACAGCCTGCCCGATCCGCTTGGACTTTCGATGTCCGAAATGTTTGAAGGCAAAACGCTTTGGCAGATTTTCATGGCCTTCGGTGCGGTGCTTGCGATGGCAGGTCTCTTCGGCTTTGCTCGCGCTCCGCGCGGTCTTGCGATTTTTTACGGTCTTTACTTTTTTGCTGCGGTAGCGGACTACGATGTCTTTCGCTTTTCACACCAGCGTCTTTCTTTCTCTTTCTTGCGCACGTATTTCCATATTTCAAACATCACCGATGCCACGACGGTTTCGACTCTCGGTGGCGACATGCTCGGGACGGTGCTTTGGGTAACGATGGTAGTCCTCTGCCTTGCGGGCGCAATTGCTTTTGTAACCGTCTACTCGCTCCGGCTCCGTAAACAGCGCCGTACGCTCGTGTTGAATAATGCGGGTGGCGCCTGGAAGCCCGCCTCCCGTAAAGTTCCCGGCGCGATGTTCGCCATTGGCATGGCTCTCTCGCTTACGCCGCTCGTGCTGTTCCTTACGGGCACTCGCGGCTGGATTGAAATCCCCGTGACGCACACGAAAGTCGACATGCGCTTTACGCTCGGCAAGCATACGCTTACCGCTCCGATTTTGCACATTGCGGCAGTCGAGACTTTTGAATTCATTCATGATAACGCCAAAATCACCGAAGAACTGGTGAACGATTTGGATGCCTTCTTGCCGAAGGACTTTGTGGCAGACCGCAAGAATTCCCTTGAACTTCCGATGTACCGGAGTGCTCCTACGCACGAATACAAGGCGAAAAAGCCTTACAACATCGTGTTCATTATGGGCGAATCGTTCAAGGGCCGTATCTTTAACAAGATGCTCGAAGGCGACACGACTGTGGCGCCGAACATCTGGAAACTTGCGAATGGTGGCTACTTTGAAAAAGATTCTGCCGGCAATTCGCTAGGGGGTGGCCTTTGGTTTAAGCATGCCTTTAGCGGCGGTTATCCCACCGTGCGCGGGACCATGGCGACCTACATGGGTTTCCCTTCACACCCGAATCGCGATGTGCCTAGTTTTTATGCCGCAAACAAGTTCAAGGGCTGGCCTGAATTTCTGACAAATTATCAGCGTGCGTATGCGACGGTTTCGAACCCGATTTTTGACCATACGTTGCCTTTTATCGAAAAATTTTTCGATAAAGATTGGCACTTGATTGGCGAAGAACCGAGCGAGGGCACTGCAGACAGCTTGGGCGCAAGCCTTGCGATTGACGTGCTTGCCAAAATGCCGACCGATAAACCTTGGCAGATTTCCTTTAACACCATCGCATCGCATATTCCGTTCTACGGCTATCCCAGTGATTTTGCAGAAAAATCCGACGATGCCATGGCGCGCTACCGCAATGCGATTCGCTATACTGACAAGCAACTTGGCCGATTCTTTGAATCGCTTTCCAAACGCCCCGATTTCAAGAATACGGTTGTCTTTATTTTGGGCGACCACGATACTCCTGTTGATTCGATTGATTACATGGTGCCGCAACCGCTCGGTCTTTCGGCTTCGCAGATTTTCATTGGTGTTTTCTCGGCAGATTCCGCCTTGTTTAACGGACTTACCGTTCGCGAAGATGTCGCCTCGCAGCTGGATTTGGGCCCGACGATTTTCGACCTTGCGCAGGTGCGTGAACCGAACCATTTCTGGGGCTATGACTTGCTCGCGCAGGAACGCCCCGCAGAACAGCCGACGGTGTTCTTCTCGCAAAATGCGTACTATTTGGGCTTCCGTGATCACGTGCTTACGGGCGGCCTCGAAAACGAAGATGTTTACCGCGCAGGTGTCGGCGGCGAAAGCCCCTACGCGATTACGACCGATGCAAATGACCTTGTCTGGAAAAAGAAGGCCGTGGGCGCCGCCAAGGCGGTGCGCTCCGTGCTGCGAAATGACATTATGATGCCTTAG